A region from the Pelobates fuscus isolate aPelFus1 chromosome 1, aPelFus1.pri, whole genome shotgun sequence genome encodes:
- the LOC134570541 gene encoding keratin, type II cytoskeletal cochleal-like, with product MSHHSILGISGHKNFSSCSMASPKHGSSHHTFSHSTNSGVHGHKTLHCFSSTSAHGVGSKGHKISMGSFYSGKSGQGSGHGSGHGGGIGTGFGGITSVTVNHGLLAPLNLEMDPSIQRVRTQEKNQIRGLNDKFASFIDKVRFLEQQNKMLETKWGFLQEQKTARYHIEPLFEAFIGNLSRQLENLSCERNRLEAERTNMEQTVEELRRKYEEEVNRRTAAENEFVGLKRDVDAAFMNKSELQAKASSLSDEINFLRTLYDAEIAQLQAQISDTSVVVSMDNSRDLDLNGIIAEVRAQYEDIANRSRAEAEAMYQSRFEELRTAAGRNGNDLQSSRDEICELNRSIQRLNGEIDNVKAQRHALESAINEAEERGESAVKDAKNKLSELEGALQKAKQDMARQLREYQELMNVKLALDIEIATYRKMLEGEEGRLSAHDSVNISVLHSSTGGKHSSGGRSHSSSNHQHNGGFSASGRSLSHISKSKHSTGHGHHC from the exons atgtctcatcactccattCTTGGAATCTCTGGACATAAGAACTTCAGCTCCTGTTCAATGGCTTCTCCTAAACATGGGAGCTCACACCACACATTCTCTCACTCCACCAATTCTGGAGTTCATGGTCATAAGACATTGCATTGCTTTAGCAGCACAAGTGCCCATGGTGTGGGTTCCAAAGGACACAAGATTTCAATGGGAAGCTTTTATTCTGGGAAAAGTGGACAAGGATCAGGACATGGATCTGGTCATGGTGGAGGAATAGGCACTGGATTTGGAGGCATCACCTCAGTTACTGTGAACCACGGTCTTCTAGCTCCTCTCAACTTGGAGATGGACCCAAGTATTCAGCGAGTAAGGACACAGGAGAAGAATCAAATTAGGGGTCTGAATGACAAATTTGCTTCTTTTATTGACAAG GTGAGATTTTTGGAACAGCAGAACAAGATGCTGGAGACTAAGTGGGGTTTCTTACAAGAACAGAAGACTGCTCGCTATCATATTGAACCCCTTTTTGAGGCTTTTATCGGTAATCTCTCCAGACAGCTGGAGAATCTGAGTTGTGAGAGAAATCGTCTGGAAGCAGAAAGAACCAATATGGAGCAAACCGTAGAAGAACTAAGGAGAAA ATATGAAGAGGAAGTTAATAGACGCACAGCGGCAGAGAATGAATTTGTTGGACTAAAGAGG GATGTAGATGCAGCTTTTATGAACAAATCTGAGTTACAAGCAAAAGCAAGTTCCCTCTCTGATGAAATCAATTTCTTGAGAACACTCTATGATGCG GAAATAGCCCAGCTCCAGGCTCAGATCTCAGACACCTCAGTGGTTGTGTCCATGGATAACAGTCGGGATCTTGATCTGAATGGAATCATTGCTGAGGTCAGAGCTCAATATGAAGACATTGCTAACAGAAGTAGAGCTGAGGCGGAAGCCATGTACCAGTCACGG tttGAGGAGCTTCGCACAGCTGCAGGAAGGAATGGGAATGATCTGCAGAGCAGCAGAGATGAGATCTGTGAATTGAACAGATCAATTCAGAGATTGAACGGGGAGATTGACAATGTGAAAGCTCAG CGCCATGCACTTGAATCTGCAATAAATGAGGCTGAAGAACGTGGAGAATCTGCTGTAAAAGATGCCAAAAACAAACTGTCTGAGCTGGAAGGTGCTCTACAGAAGGCCAAGCAGGACATGGCTCGCCAACTGCGAGAATACCAGGAGCTGATGAATGTGAAACTGGCTCTGGATATCGAGATCGCCACCTACAGGAAGATGCTGGAAGGAGAGGAGGGCAG GTTGTCAGCACATGACTCTGTTAACATAT CTGTGCTACACTCTAGCACTGGAGGAAAGCATAGCTCTGGAGGGAGGTCTCACAGTTCTAGCAACCATCAACACAACGGAGGATTCAGTGCCAGTGGAAGGAGCTTGAGCCACATCTCAAAAAGTAAACACAGCACTGGTCATGGACACCACTGTTAA